One stretch of Amycolatopsis sp. NBC_00345 DNA includes these proteins:
- a CDS encoding family 2B encapsulin nanocompartment shell protein, producing the protein MTVTDPVDSASPEQPLQSLSRAAARTLATTTKSVPQMQGISSRWLLKLLPWVEVSGGSYRVNRRLSYSVGDGRVTFTSTGSEVRVIPPELGELAPLRGYDDEDVLIELAGRFVQREYAPGDALVEFGHQADQVFLIAHGKISKIGTGAYGDQTVLGTLADGDYFGEGVLTADDGIWEYTAKAITACTVLSLPRNEFQGLLDRSETLRAHLETTAAGAAGAANDHGEALIDVASGHDGEPQLPGTFVDYDSAPREYELSVAQTVLRVHSRVADLYNQPMNQIEQQLRLTVEALRERQEHELVNNGDFGLLHNADFSQRVSTRTGPPTPDDLDDLLALVWKDPGFFLAHPKTIAAFGRECSRRGIYPDAADFSGQHVPAWRGVPILPCNKIPVTETRTSSILLMRTGEQAQGVVGLHQTGLPDEYQPGLNVRFMGISEQAIMSYLVSAYYSAAVLVPDALAVLENAEIGRGD; encoded by the coding sequence GTGACCGTCACGGACCCCGTGGACTCCGCGAGCCCGGAACAACCGTTACAGAGCCTCAGCCGGGCCGCGGCCCGCACCCTCGCGACGACGACCAAGTCCGTCCCGCAGATGCAGGGGATCTCCTCGCGGTGGCTGCTCAAGCTGCTGCCCTGGGTCGAGGTGTCCGGCGGCTCGTACCGGGTGAACCGCCGGCTGAGCTACTCGGTCGGCGACGGCCGGGTCACCTTCACCAGCACCGGTTCCGAGGTGCGCGTGATCCCGCCCGAGCTGGGCGAGCTGGCGCCGCTGCGTGGCTACGACGACGAGGACGTGCTCATCGAGCTGGCCGGCCGCTTCGTGCAGCGCGAGTACGCGCCGGGCGACGCGCTGGTCGAGTTCGGCCACCAGGCCGACCAGGTGTTCCTGATCGCGCACGGCAAGATCAGCAAGATCGGCACCGGCGCGTACGGCGACCAGACCGTGCTCGGCACCCTCGCCGACGGCGACTACTTCGGCGAAGGCGTGCTCACCGCGGACGACGGGATCTGGGAGTACACCGCGAAGGCCATCACCGCGTGCACCGTGCTTTCCTTACCCCGCAACGAGTTCCAGGGTCTGCTGGACCGGTCCGAGACGCTGCGCGCGCACCTCGAGACGACCGCGGCCGGCGCGGCGGGCGCCGCCAACGACCACGGCGAGGCACTGATCGACGTCGCCTCCGGCCACGACGGCGAGCCGCAGCTGCCCGGCACGTTCGTGGACTACGACTCCGCGCCGCGCGAGTACGAGCTGAGCGTCGCGCAGACCGTGCTGCGGGTGCACAGCCGCGTCGCGGACCTCTACAACCAGCCGATGAACCAGATCGAGCAGCAGCTGCGGCTCACCGTGGAGGCGCTGCGCGAGCGCCAGGAGCACGAGCTGGTCAACAACGGCGACTTCGGCCTGCTGCACAACGCGGACTTCTCGCAGCGCGTCTCCACCCGCACCGGCCCGCCGACGCCGGACGACCTCGACGACCTGCTCGCCCTGGTGTGGAAGGACCCCGGGTTCTTCCTGGCGCACCCGAAGACGATCGCCGCGTTCGGCCGCGAGTGCAGCCGCCGCGGGATCTACCCGGACGCCGCCGACTTCAGCGGGCAGCACGTGCCGGCCTGGCGCGGGGTGCCGATCCTGCCGTGCAACAAGATCCCGGTCACCGAGACGCGCACCAGCTCGATCCTGCTGATGCGCACCGGCGAGCAGGCGCAGGGAGTGGTGGGGCTGCACCAGACCGGCCTGCCGGACGAGTACCAGCCGGGGCTGAACGTGCGGTTCATGGGCATCAGCGAGCAGGCGATCATGTCGTACCTGGTCAGCGCCTACTACTCGGCCGCCGTGCTGGTGCCGGACGCGCTCGCGGTGCTGGAGAACGCCGAGATCGGCCGCGGTGACTGA
- a CDS encoding sugar ABC transporter ATP-binding protein: MSSSTALTAEGIGKRFSGVTALDDVSLEFRSGEVLALMGENGAGKSTLLRVLSGDQGPDDGTLRIDGEPVAFDTPRAAMAAGVRVIYQEPEIIPHVSVAENVFVGELPTRARVFNRRTLNQRTYEALAEYGFEGVLDPATLGSRLSAAQRQLVEILRVLTAATPPRVIAFDEPTSSLSEHEVEALFRLIRRLRDSGVAVVYVSHRMKEIFQLADRVAVLRDGKLIGVQQAGETDENQLVRMMIGRDLSALERRESAEPGAVVLRLDHVTTDDVSDISFQVRAGEVVCLAGLVGAGRSELARAIVGDLPVRSGKVELDGKPLKARTPGDAVKAGIGFAPEERKTDALLMQRSVRDNISIAVLDRLRRFRVIRRAKERELVAEYIRELSVRTPSMEQEVRKLSGGNQQKAVLARWLARRPQLLILDEPTRGVDVGAKAEIYRIIDGLAAEGIALLVISSDLPEVLSLADRIVVMRAGHVAGELNRDEATEEAVLTLAIPATEPAAEDIQEVGA, translated from the coding sequence ATGTCCAGTTCCACCGCGCTGACCGCTGAGGGCATCGGCAAGCGCTTCTCCGGCGTGACGGCGCTCGACGACGTCTCGCTGGAGTTCCGCTCCGGCGAGGTGCTCGCGCTGATGGGCGAGAACGGCGCCGGCAAGTCGACGCTGCTGCGGGTGCTCTCCGGCGACCAGGGTCCCGACGACGGGACGCTGCGCATCGACGGCGAGCCCGTCGCGTTCGACACCCCGCGCGCCGCGATGGCCGCGGGCGTGCGCGTGATCTACCAGGAGCCGGAGATCATCCCGCACGTCTCCGTGGCGGAGAACGTGTTCGTCGGCGAGCTGCCCACGCGCGCCCGGGTGTTCAACCGCCGCACGCTGAACCAGCGGACGTACGAGGCGCTGGCCGAGTACGGCTTCGAGGGCGTGCTCGACCCGGCGACGCTCGGCAGCCGGCTTTCCGCCGCGCAGCGCCAGCTCGTCGAGATCCTGCGCGTGCTCACCGCGGCCACCCCGCCGCGCGTGATCGCGTTCGACGAGCCGACGTCGTCGCTGTCCGAGCACGAGGTGGAGGCGCTGTTCCGGCTGATCCGCCGGCTGCGCGACTCCGGCGTGGCCGTCGTCTACGTCTCCCACCGGATGAAGGAGATCTTCCAGCTCGCCGACCGCGTGGCCGTGCTGCGCGACGGCAAGCTGATCGGGGTCCAGCAGGCGGGCGAGACCGACGAGAACCAGTTGGTGCGCATGATGATCGGCCGGGACCTGTCCGCGCTGGAGCGCCGCGAGAGCGCGGAGCCCGGCGCGGTCGTGCTCCGGCTCGACCACGTGACCACCGACGACGTCAGCGACATCTCTTTCCAGGTCCGCGCCGGTGAGGTCGTGTGCCTGGCCGGGCTGGTCGGCGCCGGGCGCTCCGAGCTGGCGCGCGCGATCGTCGGTGACCTGCCGGTGCGCTCGGGCAAGGTGGAGCTGGACGGGAAGCCGCTGAAGGCCCGTACCCCGGGCGACGCGGTGAAGGCCGGTATCGGCTTCGCGCCCGAGGAGCGCAAGACGGACGCGTTGCTGATGCAGCGTTCCGTGCGCGACAACATTTCCATCGCCGTGCTCGACCGGCTGCGCCGCTTCCGCGTGATCCGGCGGGCGAAGGAACGCGAACTCGTCGCGGAGTACATCCGCGAGCTGAGCGTGCGGACGCCGTCGATGGAGCAGGAGGTCCGCAAGCTCTCCGGCGGCAACCAGCAGAAGGCCGTGCTCGCCCGGTGGCTCGCGCGGCGCCCGCAGCTGCTGATCCTCGACGAGCCGACCCGCGGCGTCGACGTCGGCGCGAAGGCCGAGATCTACCGGATCATCGACGGGCTGGCCGCCGAGGGCATCGCGCTGCTGGTGATCTCCTCCGACCTGCCCGAAGTCCTGTCGCTCGCCGACCGCATCGTGGTGATGCGCGCCGGCCACGTCGCGGGCGAGCTCAACCGCGACGAAGCGACCGAAGAAGCCGTACTCACCTTGGCCATCCCGGCGACGGAGCCGGCCGCCGAAGACATCCAGGAGGTGGGCGCGTGA
- a CDS encoding DUF6923 family protein, which produces MRHARLLPALAAAVAVSGLLAVSGLLSPPGRTSAAADSTCDILQVENELPGSSSAVRITLPSGERRELGETGYALNAIAYSAEQNMVYGVADAPRHGLFHDGAHAVEISRSGDVTDLGPVGREGRRGGWSWATGATAGAIDGTTWYLQRANNLYTVDIDPASPDYLTVTGRVQLRPVVLSSGVDDFAYDPATGLLYGVSMSFAGHGRVVTIDPRTGHVEPLPGLRFPDASAYGAVVLGPDNALYATANRIGYRSVTYRLPLDGSGPAVEIGTGPPLVSSDAAGCLVSSPPPPSSSTPPPPSSSSPPPSSSSSPPPPPPSSPSPTPTPAPLPLPPVPPPPDAPVLVEQPSPEPRQDTPTPSESPAPAPAEPPAPSPTPSGRPKPKPSSAPVDNTAAHVKEQRRWGLTVLILVLGTGAAVGHVRRGR; this is translated from the coding sequence GTGCGCCACGCCCGACTCCTGCCCGCGCTGGCCGCCGCCGTCGCCGTATCCGGGCTGCTGGCCGTGTCCGGCCTGCTCAGCCCGCCCGGCCGGACGTCTGCCGCGGCGGACTCCACCTGCGACATCCTGCAGGTGGAGAACGAACTCCCCGGCTCGTCGTCGGCCGTGCGCATCACCCTGCCGTCCGGGGAACGCCGCGAACTCGGCGAGACCGGCTACGCGCTCAACGCGATCGCGTACTCCGCCGAGCAGAACATGGTGTACGGCGTCGCCGACGCCCCGCGCCACGGCCTGTTCCACGACGGCGCCCACGCCGTGGAGATCTCTCGCTCCGGGGACGTCACCGACCTCGGCCCGGTCGGGCGCGAGGGCCGCCGCGGCGGGTGGAGCTGGGCCACCGGCGCGACGGCCGGCGCGATCGACGGCACCACCTGGTACCTGCAGCGCGCCAACAATCTGTACACAGTGGACATCGACCCGGCGAGCCCGGACTACCTCACCGTGACCGGCCGCGTGCAGTTGCGTCCCGTGGTGCTGTCCTCCGGCGTCGACGACTTCGCCTACGACCCGGCGACCGGACTGCTGTACGGCGTCTCCATGTCGTTCGCGGGCCACGGCCGCGTGGTCACGATCGACCCGCGGACCGGGCACGTGGAACCGTTGCCAGGACTGCGTTTCCCTGATGCGAGCGCGTACGGGGCCGTGGTGCTGGGGCCGGACAACGCGCTGTACGCGACCGCGAACCGGATCGGCTACCGCAGCGTCACGTATCGGCTTCCCCTCGACGGTTCCGGTCCGGCGGTGGAGATCGGTACCGGCCCGCCGCTGGTCAGTTCCGACGCGGCGGGCTGCTTGGTGTCCTCACCGCCTCCGCCGTCCTCCTCGACGCCGCCACCTCCGTCGTCGTCGAGCCCGCCGCCGTCGTCCTCTTCGAGCCCGCCTCCGCCACCACCGTCGTCCCCGAGCCCCACGCCGACGCCCGCCCCACTGCCGTTGCCCCCGGTGCCTCCGCCGCCGGACGCGCCGGTGCTCGTGGAGCAGCCGTCGCCGGAACCGCGGCAGGACACCCCGACGCCGTCCGAGTCCCCGGCGCCGGCGCCGGCCGAGCCCCCCGCTCCGAGCCCGACGCCGTCCGGGCGGCCCAAGCCCAAGCCGAGCTCCGCACCGGTCGACAACACCGCGGCCCACGTCAAGGAGCAGCGCCGCTGGGGCCTGACCGTACTGATCCTGGTGCTCGGCACGGGTGCCGCCGTCGGGCATGTGAGACGCGGCCGTTAA
- a CDS encoding family 2 encapsulin nanocompartment cargo protein polyprenyl transferase, with protein MTTVDARAGGREVAEVLGWSRALWEPSMRAAVDRLPESMRQIAGYHFGWWDETGRPVHVRSGKALRPALVLLSAEASGGDPADAAAAAVAVELVHNFSLLHDDVMDGDETRHHRPTAWTVFGTGPAILAGDALLTLAFDVLASDGPDASRLLGRAVLDLLEGQSEDVAFERRDDVAQAECVRMAEGKTGALIGVACTLGVLVVGGRGEHVERLGVFGHSLGLAFQHVDDLLGIWGDPAATGKPVYSDLQNRKKSLPVVTALASGTPAARELASLYEQETPLSEEQLARAASLVDSAGGREWSRAQADTLLTDALSALAAAGPTPRAAAELTAIARLVTRRDH; from the coding sequence ATGACAACTGTGGACGCGCGGGCCGGGGGCCGGGAGGTCGCCGAGGTGCTGGGCTGGAGCCGGGCGCTGTGGGAGCCGTCGATGCGGGCGGCGGTGGACCGGCTGCCCGAGTCGATGCGGCAGATCGCCGGTTACCACTTCGGCTGGTGGGACGAGACGGGCCGGCCGGTGCACGTGCGCAGCGGGAAGGCGCTGCGGCCGGCGCTGGTGCTGCTGAGCGCGGAGGCGTCGGGCGGCGACCCGGCGGACGCCGCCGCCGCCGCGGTCGCCGTGGAGCTGGTGCACAACTTCTCGCTGCTGCACGACGACGTGATGGACGGGGACGAGACGCGCCACCACCGACCCACGGCGTGGACGGTCTTCGGCACCGGCCCGGCGATCCTGGCCGGTGACGCATTGCTGACACTCGCGTTCGACGTGCTGGCCTCCGACGGCCCCGACGCCTCCCGGCTGCTCGGCCGCGCGGTGCTCGACCTGCTGGAGGGACAGAGCGAGGACGTGGCGTTCGAGCGGCGCGACGACGTCGCGCAGGCGGAGTGCGTCCGGATGGCCGAGGGCAAGACGGGCGCGCTGATCGGCGTGGCCTGCACGCTCGGGGTGCTGGTGGTCGGCGGCCGGGGCGAGCACGTGGAGCGGCTCGGCGTGTTCGGCCACTCGCTCGGCCTGGCCTTCCAGCACGTCGACGACCTGCTCGGCATCTGGGGCGACCCGGCGGCGACGGGCAAGCCGGTGTACTCGGACCTGCAGAACCGGAAGAAGTCGCTGCCGGTGGTGACGGCGCTGGCGTCGGGCACCCCGGCGGCCCGGGAGCTGGCTTCGCTGTACGAGCAGGAAACCCCGCTGTCCGAGGAGCAACTGGCGCGGGCCGCGTCCCTTGTGGACTCCGCCGGCGGGCGCGAGTGGAGCCGCGCCCAGGCCGACACCCTGCTCACCGACGCCCTGTCCGCGCTGGCGGCCGCCGGCCCCACCCCGCGTGCCGCCGCGGAACTCACCGCCATCGCCAGGCTGGTCACCCGCCGGGACCACTGA
- a CDS encoding bestrophin-like domain, translated as MNVYLTGIFWVVGAAVLAAVIGYLVRRFGWDEGRRDNNDAAGQVFTIVGGLHAVLVAFVLISLFDNVSTARAGSYTEADGLVAMSWAADSLPGDTGAKVHQLASAYATTVQRQEWPRLADGGAMPDTGWNQLSQLSKTIAGAQAGDDWANDRKTEAANQLWQVYQARQARLTASAASGVGSVVWFALILGSFISVLLPNLFGGTRMAAHLVIVSTLAGTIALLLYAIFQLQNPFSGGANIQPDAFASALARLS; from the coding sequence ATGAACGTCTACCTGACCGGGATCTTCTGGGTGGTCGGTGCCGCCGTACTGGCGGCGGTGATCGGCTACCTGGTAAGGCGCTTCGGCTGGGACGAAGGTCGTCGTGACAACAACGACGCGGCCGGGCAGGTGTTCACCATCGTCGGCGGCCTGCACGCCGTGCTCGTCGCTTTTGTGCTCATCTCGCTGTTCGACAACGTCAGCACCGCGCGCGCGGGCTCCTACACCGAGGCTGACGGCCTCGTCGCGATGAGCTGGGCCGCCGACTCGCTGCCCGGCGACACCGGCGCGAAGGTCCATCAGCTGGCCTCGGCCTACGCCACCACGGTCCAGCGCCAGGAATGGCCGCGGCTCGCCGACGGCGGCGCGATGCCCGACACCGGCTGGAACCAGCTCAGCCAGCTGAGCAAGACGATCGCGGGGGCGCAGGCCGGCGACGACTGGGCGAACGACCGTAAAACCGAGGCAGCGAACCAGCTCTGGCAGGTCTACCAGGCGCGCCAGGCCCGGCTCACCGCCTCGGCGGCCAGCGGCGTCGGCTCCGTCGTGTGGTTCGCGCTGATCCTCGGCAGCTTCATCTCCGTGCTGTTGCCCAACCTCTTCGGCGGCACGCGCATGGCCGCGCACCTGGTGATCGTGTCCACCCTGGCCGGCACGATCGCCCTGTTGCTGTATGCGATCTTCCAGCTGCAGAACCCGTTCTCCGGCGGGGCGAACATCCAGCCGGACGCGTTCGCTTCCGCGCTGGCGCGGCTTTCCTGA
- a CDS encoding CapA family protein codes for MAHARRSAVLAGVALLLAGCSSGGAVTVPDTKPDSSASSAPAPQDSFTVVATGDVLIHPKLTDQAEADGNGAIDYRPLLAGVKPLVSGADLGICHLETPLAPEGGPYSGYPSFSAPPEIVDALKDTGYDTCSTASNHTLDQGQAGVTRTLDKLDAAGMKHTGSARSAKEADTPLILDVHGVKVAQLSFAFGFNGIKRPAGKPWLANQIDADEILAAARAAKQAGAEVVIASLHWGVEYQHDVTDDQEKLAKELTASPDIDLIVGHHAHVVQPFEKVNGKWVAFGLGNEVARHDEPRGSTEEGTAARFRFTRANGHWTVDKAEYVPTLIDLGPPIRLRDLTAGPVTPRGQQALTSTDEVILSRGAGDQGLTRPGR; via the coding sequence ATGGCACACGCGCGCCGGAGCGCGGTACTGGCGGGCGTCGCGCTGCTGCTGGCGGGATGCTCCAGCGGTGGCGCGGTGACCGTGCCGGACACGAAGCCGGACAGCTCGGCGTCGTCCGCACCGGCTCCGCAGGACTCGTTCACGGTCGTGGCGACCGGTGACGTGCTGATCCACCCGAAGCTCACCGACCAGGCCGAGGCCGACGGGAACGGCGCCATCGACTACCGGCCGCTGCTGGCCGGGGTGAAGCCGCTCGTCTCGGGCGCGGACCTCGGGATCTGCCACCTGGAGACGCCGCTGGCGCCGGAAGGCGGGCCGTACAGCGGGTACCCGTCGTTCAGCGCGCCGCCGGAGATCGTGGACGCGCTGAAGGACACCGGCTACGACACCTGCTCCACGGCGTCCAACCACACGCTCGACCAGGGCCAGGCCGGGGTCACGCGCACGCTGGACAAACTCGACGCGGCCGGGATGAAGCACACCGGCTCCGCGCGTTCGGCGAAGGAGGCGGACACCCCGCTGATCCTCGACGTGCACGGGGTGAAGGTGGCGCAGCTGTCGTTCGCCTTCGGCTTCAACGGAATCAAGCGCCCGGCCGGGAAACCGTGGCTGGCCAACCAGATCGACGCCGACGAGATCCTCGCCGCGGCCCGCGCGGCCAAGCAGGCGGGCGCCGAGGTGGTCATCGCGAGCCTGCACTGGGGCGTCGAATACCAGCACGACGTGACCGACGACCAGGAGAAGCTCGCGAAGGAGCTGACCGCCTCGCCGGACATCGACCTGATCGTCGGCCACCACGCGCACGTGGTGCAGCCGTTCGAGAAGGTCAACGGCAAGTGGGTCGCGTTCGGGCTGGGCAACGAAGTCGCCCGCCACGACGAGCCGCGCGGCTCCACCGAGGAGGGCACCGCCGCCCGCTTCCGCTTCACCCGCGCGAACGGGCACTGGACCGTCGACAAGGCGGAGTACGTGCCGACGCTCATCGACCTCGGCCCGCCCATCCGCCTCCGCGACCTGACCGCGGGCCCGGTCACCCCGCGCGGGCAGCAGGCCCTGACCAGCACCGACGAGGTGATCCTCTCCCGCGGCGCCGGTGACCAGGGCCTGACCCGCCCGGGCCGATGA
- a CDS encoding substrate-binding domain-containing protein, which yields MVLAGCSSGKDTAAPAQQAPTNGKVTLYYLQKQGDQQYFVEQAQGAQEKAKELGADLKVVNLGQDANKAITELDAAVAQGANGIAIVVPDQAIGPQVIDKAKSAGIPLVASDDVIKDGSGQNAAFVGFNGTQMGTSVGQEAAKLFKASGWTAADTKIISAYKQDLTVCTDRVNGAKAAFQKDAGADVPVIDVGTDNSPVDAQNRSGAVISSNPGVKHWVVWGCNDENETGVVTALANSGVAAGNIIGVGLGAYLDCKDWAAGKATGNKSSLYISGAEVGRTAIQVLFDKVKNGKALPPETIAKTQIVNKDNFKQAGVNCT from the coding sequence GTGGTGTTGGCCGGGTGCTCGTCGGGCAAGGACACCGCCGCGCCCGCCCAGCAGGCGCCGACCAACGGCAAGGTCACGCTGTACTACCTGCAGAAGCAGGGTGACCAGCAGTACTTCGTCGAGCAGGCGCAGGGCGCCCAGGAGAAGGCGAAGGAGCTGGGCGCCGACCTGAAGGTGGTGAACCTCGGCCAGGACGCCAACAAGGCCATCACCGAGCTGGACGCCGCCGTCGCGCAGGGCGCCAACGGCATCGCGATCGTGGTGCCCGACCAGGCGATCGGCCCGCAGGTGATCGACAAGGCGAAGAGCGCGGGCATCCCGCTGGTCGCCTCCGACGACGTGATCAAGGACGGCTCCGGCCAGAACGCGGCGTTCGTCGGCTTCAACGGCACGCAGATGGGCACGTCGGTCGGCCAGGAGGCCGCGAAGCTGTTCAAGGCGTCAGGCTGGACCGCCGCCGACACCAAGATCATCAGCGCGTACAAGCAGGACCTCACCGTCTGCACGGACCGGGTCAACGGCGCGAAGGCCGCCTTCCAGAAGGACGCCGGCGCGGACGTCCCGGTGATCGACGTCGGCACCGACAACTCCCCCGTCGACGCGCAGAACCGCAGTGGCGCCGTGATCAGCTCGAACCCGGGCGTCAAGCACTGGGTGGTGTGGGGCTGCAACGACGAGAACGAGACCGGTGTGGTCACCGCGCTGGCCAACTCCGGCGTCGCGGCGGGCAACATCATCGGCGTCGGGCTCGGCGCGTACCTCGACTGCAAGGACTGGGCGGCGGGCAAGGCCACCGGCAACAAGTCCTCGCTCTACATCTCGGGCGCCGAGGTCGGCCGCACCGCGATCCAGGTGCTCTTCGACAAGGTGAAGAACGGCAAGGCGCTGCCGCCGGAGACCATCGCGAAGACCCAGATCGTGAACAAGGACAACTTCAAGCAGGCCGGCGTCAACTGCACCTGA
- a CDS encoding family 2B encapsulin nanocompartment shell protein — protein MTVTEEPRVPLSLSTRAARTLATTTKSLPQMRGITPRWLLSQLPWVEVPAGSYRVNRRLTYTVGDGRVSFFNTGARVQVIPAELAELPLLRGFGDADALSALAERFEQREYEAGDTIVTAGSPLDSVQLLAFGKIGRTTPGQYGEDAHLGTLTEGDHFGGELLGGDAGGWAFTAKALTRCIVLTLTAEAFERLNGRADSLRAHIRDVRANPAKSHNKAGEASIDLTAGHDGEVLLPGTYVDYDPSPREYELAVAQTILRTHNRVTDLYNQPMNQLEQQLRLTVEALRERQEHELVNSTDFGLLHNADLGQRITTRTGPPTPDDLDELLCRRRKSRFFLAHPKAIAAFGRECTALGLYPANTIVDGRRVTAWRGVPLLPCDKIPITESGTTSILVLRTGEEDNGVIGLRPAALPDEYQPGLNVRFMGVGDRAVTSYLVSAYHSAAVLVPDALGVLGDVEIGR, from the coding sequence ATGACCGTCACGGAAGAACCCCGCGTTCCGCTCAGCCTCTCCACCCGGGCGGCCCGCACCCTCGCCACCACCACCAAGTCGCTGCCGCAGATGCGCGGCATCACGCCGCGGTGGCTGCTCTCGCAGCTGCCGTGGGTGGAGGTGCCCGCCGGTTCGTACCGCGTCAACCGGCGGCTCACCTACACCGTCGGCGACGGCCGGGTGAGCTTCTTCAACACCGGCGCGCGGGTGCAGGTCATCCCGGCCGAGCTGGCGGAACTGCCGTTGCTGCGCGGTTTCGGCGACGCGGACGCGCTGTCGGCGTTGGCGGAGCGGTTCGAACAACGCGAGTACGAGGCGGGCGACACGATCGTCACGGCGGGCTCGCCGCTGGACTCGGTGCAGCTGCTGGCCTTCGGCAAGATCGGCCGGACCACGCCGGGACAGTACGGCGAAGACGCGCACCTCGGCACCCTCACCGAGGGCGACCACTTCGGCGGTGAACTGCTCGGTGGCGACGCGGGCGGCTGGGCGTTCACCGCGAAGGCCCTCACGCGCTGCATCGTGCTGACGCTGACGGCCGAGGCGTTCGAGCGGCTCAACGGGCGGGCCGACAGCCTGCGCGCGCACATCCGCGACGTGCGGGCGAACCCGGCGAAGTCGCACAACAAGGCCGGTGAAGCGAGCATCGACCTGACCGCCGGGCACGACGGCGAGGTCCTGCTGCCCGGCACCTACGTCGACTACGACCCCTCACCGCGTGAGTACGAACTCGCTGTGGCGCAAACGATCCTGCGCACCCACAACCGGGTCACCGACCTCTACAACCAGCCGATGAACCAGCTGGAGCAGCAGCTGCGGCTGACCGTGGAGGCGCTGCGCGAGCGCCAGGAGCACGAGCTGGTCAACAGCACCGACTTCGGCCTGCTGCACAACGCCGACCTCGGCCAGCGGATCACCACGCGCACCGGGCCGCCGACGCCGGACGACCTCGACGAGCTGCTGTGCCGCCGGCGCAAGTCGCGGTTCTTCCTGGCCCACCCCAAGGCGATCGCCGCGTTCGGCCGCGAGTGCACCGCGCTCGGGCTGTACCCGGCGAACACCATCGTCGACGGCCGCCGCGTCACCGCGTGGCGCGGGGTGCCGCTGCTGCCGTGCGACAAGATCCCGATCACCGAAAGCGGCACCACGTCGATCCTGGTGCTGCGTACCGGGGAGGAGGACAACGGCGTGATCGGGCTGCGGCCCGCCGCGCTGCCCGACGAGTACCAGCCGGGGCTCAACGTGCGGTTCATGGGCGTGGGCGACCGGGCCGTGACGTCCTATCTGGTCAGTGCCTACCACTCGGCGGCGGTGCTGGTCCCGGACGCGCTGGGTGTGCTCGGCGACGTGGAAATCGGGCGCTGA